A genomic region of Oscillatoria sp. FACHB-1407 contains the following coding sequences:
- a CDS encoding PD40 domain-containing protein: MVLGQDLNRLLNETPNSRKTLYLDDYPAVNPLLALRMAVNQVLEINQLPGGFPSISADGQLIVTLSFDRTTTTIYDRVGNRLLQGPFFNFSADGQLIATSSSDNTTSTIYDRTGNLILTLRGGFPSISTDGQLIVTTSPDGNSTIYDRTGNPILTVQGRSPSFSADGQLIVTTSPDGNSTVYDRTGNPILTVQGVNPRFSADGQLIVTDSPERTTSTIYDRAGNRLLQGPFPNFSLDGQLIVTTSSDGTTSIVYDRTSNRTLTLQGGYPRFSADGQLIGTTSPDGTTSTIYDRTGNPIFTLQGGGPSFSADGQLIGITSPNFNSTIYDRTGNPIFTLPGGYPSISADRRLIGTTSPDENSYIYERTGNSTLTLQGVNPRFSADGQLIVTDSSDGTSYIYDRTDNRTLTLQKGYSSISADGQLIVTSTLDNTTSTIYDRTGNPILTLQGGYSRISADGQLIVTSSDGNSTIYDRTGNPILTLQGSNPSISADGQIIGTTSSDGNSTVYDHTSNRLLTLPGSNPSISADGQLIGTTSFPDGNSTIYDRTGNPILTVQGKSPSFSADGQLIGTTYSDNTTSTIYNRAGNPILTLQGGYPRLSADGQFIITSPDFITSYIYDRAGNRLFQGINPSFSADGQLIAITSSDGTTSTVYDRSFKPVAEFPGSNPVFTPDGRYLITSVSDNQSQMWQIDNGLDDLLARGCSLLRTYFNTYPEALEQLPVCQTSTPNRPSS, from the coding sequence ATGGTATTGGGTCAAGACTTGAATCGGCTCCTTAATGAAACGCCCAATTCCCGCAAAACTCTCTATTTGGATGACTATCCAGCCGTCAATCCCCTGCTGGCTCTCCGGATGGCAGTCAATCAAGTTTTAGAAATTAACCAACTTCCAGGAGGTTTCCCTAGCATCAGTGCCGATGGACAGCTCATTGTCACCTTATCCTTCGATCGCACTACCACCACTATCTACGATCGAGTTGGCAACCGTCTTTTGCAGGGACCCTTTTTCAACTTCAGTGCTGATGGACAACTCATTGCCACCTCCTCCTCTGATAACACCACCAGCACTATCTACGATCGCACTGGCAACCTCATCCTCACCTTGCGGGGGGGCTTTCCCAGCATTAGTACCGATGGACAGCTGATTGTCACTACCTCCCCTGATGGCAACAGCACTATCTACGATCGCACTGGCAACCCCATCCTCACAGTGCAGGGGAGATCTCCTAGCTTTAGTGCCGATGGACAGCTGATTGTCACTACCTCCCCTGATGGCAACAGCACTGTCTACGATCGCACTGGCAACCCCATCCTCACAGTGCAAGGGGTCAATCCCAGATTCAGTGCCGATGGACAGCTAATTGTCACTGACTCCCCCGAACGCACCACCAGCACTATCTATGATCGCGCTGGCAATCGTCTTTTGCAGGGACCCTTTCCCAACTTCAGTTTGGATGGACAGCTGATTGTCACTACCTCCTCCGATGGCACCACCAGCATTGTCTACGATCGCACTAGCAACCGTACCCTCACCTTGCAGGGGGGCTATCCCAGATTTAGTGCGGATGGACAGCTGATTGGCACTACCTCCCCTGATGGCACCACCAGCACTATCTACGATCGCACTGGCAACCCCATCTTCACCTTGCAGGGGGGTGGTCCTAGCTTTAGTGCGGATGGACAGCTGATTGGCATTACCTCCCCCAACTTCAACAGCACTATCTACGATCGCACTGGTAACCCCATCTTCACCTTACCGGGAGGCTATCCCAGCATCAGTGCCGATCGACGGCTGATTGGCACTACCTCCCCTGACGAAAACAGTTACATCTACGAGCGTACTGGCAACAGCACCCTCACCCTACAGGGGGTCAATCCCAGATTCAGTGCCGATGGACAGTTGATTGTCACCGACTCCTCCGATGGCACCAGTTACATCTATGATCGCACTGATAATCGCACCCTCACCTTACAGAAGGGCTATTCCAGCATCAGTGCCGATGGACAACTGATTGTCACCTCTACCCTCGATAACACCACTAGCACTATCTACGATCGCACTGGCAATCCTATCCTCACCTTGCAAGGGGGCTATTCCAGAATCAGTGCTGATGGACAGCTGATTGTCACTTCCTCCGATGGCAACAGCACTATCTACGATCGCACTGGCAATCCTATCCTCACCTTGCAAGGGAGCAATCCCAGCATCAGTGCCGATGGACAGATAATAGGCACTACTTCCTCCGATGGCAACAGCACTGTCTACGATCACACTAGCAACCGCCTCCTTACCTTACCAGGGTCTAATCCCAGCATCAGTGCTGATGGACAGCTCATTGGCACCACCTCCTTCCCCGATGGCAACAGCACTATCTACGATCGCACTGGCAACCCCATCCTCACAGTGCAGGGGAAATCTCCTAGCTTCAGTGCCGATGGACAGCTGATTGGCACTACCTACTCCGATAACACCACCAGCACTATCTACAATCGCGCTGGCAACCCCATCCTCACCTTGCAAGGGGGCTATCCCAGACTTAGTGCCGATGGACAGTTCATTATCACCTCCCCCGATTTCATCACCAGCTATATCTACGATCGCGCTGGCAACCGTCTCTTTCAAGGAATCAATCCCAGCTTCAGTGCCGATGGGCAACTCATCGCGATTACCTCCTCCGATGGCACCACCAGCACGGTCTATGATCGCTCCTTCAAACCTGTTGCAGAATTTCCCGGTTCTAACCCGGTCTTTACTCCCGATGGTCGGTATCTCATCACCTCTGTCTCAGACAATCAAAGCCAGATGTGGCAAATCGATAATGGCTTAGATGACCTGCTAGCACGAGGTTGTAGCCTACTTCGCACCTACTTCAACACCTACCCAGAAGCCCTAGAGCAACTACCCGTCTGCCAAACCTCAACCCCAAATCGCCCCTCCTCATAG
- a CDS encoding terminase, producing MPSGLKRIQRKLRELDELFPAKVTLEWQPQPGSQSLAYHCPADELFYGGSPGGGKSDLILGLALTQHRRSLILRRRALDLAAIKVRLAEITGRVPTNEFRVNGRYIQLGGCKDESSKYKYQGQAHDLKAFDEVNQFLETQYTYIKTWNRTAEPGQRCRTVCSFNPPTSPEQRWIISYLAPWLDKKHPRPAMSGEVRYYIGRDEVDGPEPQQGITPMSRCFILSKTSDNALLMATGYDRLLANLPPELAALTDFASSMQDDPYQVIPTAWVELAQDRWRQRWGAGYDPTRTNETMPTIRNILQDAIAGDIARGGTDETVIATRHGDNVFLWGYPGKDTPDGATAASKLLQHRQGNARMSIDVIGWGSSCHDHLKGLGHQPYAFNGSTASALRTRSGQFGFVNKRAEAYWKLREMLDPEHGATLALPPHPKLLGDLTAPRWFLSLRGIQVEEKAEIKKRLGRSPDTGDAVVMVCDVGALVYGSAF from the coding sequence ATGCCGTCAGGTCTGAAGAGAATTCAGCGTAAATTGCGTGAGTTGGATGAACTGTTTCCAGCTAAGGTCACGTTGGAGTGGCAACCTCAGCCGGGTTCTCAGTCGTTGGCGTATCACTGTCCTGCGGATGAACTGTTTTATGGGGGTAGTCCTGGCGGTGGTAAATCAGATCTCATCCTGGGACTGGCTCTGACCCAACATAGGCGATCGCTGATTCTGCGTCGTCGTGCGCTCGACCTGGCGGCGATCAAGGTGAGACTGGCTGAGATTACGGGGCGTGTCCCAACGAATGAGTTTAGGGTGAATGGTCGCTACATCCAATTGGGCGGCTGTAAGGATGAGAGCAGCAAATATAAATACCAGGGTCAAGCGCATGACCTGAAGGCATTTGACGAGGTGAATCAGTTTCTAGAAACGCAATACACCTACATCAAGACTTGGAACCGTACAGCAGAACCGGGGCAACGGTGCCGCACGGTCTGTAGCTTCAACCCTCCGACTTCTCCAGAGCAGAGATGGATCATTTCTTATCTGGCTCCGTGGTTGGACAAGAAACATCCTAGACCTGCCATGAGTGGGGAGGTGAGGTATTACATCGGGCGCGATGAGGTGGACGGACCTGAACCGCAGCAGGGCATCACCCCTATGAGTCGATGCTTTATCCTGTCAAAAACCTCTGACAACGCTCTACTGATGGCGACGGGGTATGATCGCCTGTTAGCCAATCTGCCTCCAGAGCTGGCGGCATTAACAGACTTCGCCTCATCCATGCAGGATGACCCGTATCAGGTGATTCCTACGGCATGGGTAGAACTGGCTCAAGACCGATGGCGGCAACGGTGGGGCGCGGGGTATGACCCTACCAGGACTAACGAGACGATGCCCACAATCCGCAACATTCTTCAGGATGCGATCGCGGGTGACATTGCCAGAGGTGGAACGGATGAGACAGTGATTGCCACCAGACACGGGGATAATGTGTTTCTGTGGGGTTATCCCGGCAAAGACACACCAGATGGGGCAACCGCTGCTAGTAAGCTTTTACAGCATCGACAGGGTAATGCTCGGATGAGCATCGATGTCATAGGTTGGGGGTCTTCTTGTCATGACCATTTGAAGGGGTTAGGTCATCAGCCCTACGCCTTTAATGGTTCTACAGCATCGGCTCTCAGAACCCGTAGCGGTCAATTTGGCTTTGTGAATAAGCGAGCTGAGGCGTATTGGAAACTGAGAGAGATGTTAGACCCTGAGCATGGGGCTACGCTGGCTCTGCCGCCACATCCAAAACTGTTGGGAGACTTGACTGCTCCGCGTTGGTTCCTATCACTCCGGGGGATTCAGGTGGAGGAGAAGGCAGAGATTAAGAAACGTTTGGGGCGATCGCCTGATACGGGGGATGCGGTGGTGATGGTGTGTGATGTGGGGGCGTTGGTGTATGGTTCAGCGTTTTAG
- a CDS encoding SBBP repeat-containing protein, giving the protein MVTTTPAADHVSTGTIPSLTWIDQFGSLLSDGATSVAVDVAGNVYIAGYSEGEYDPRRPRPTLYYNNDLFIVKYDRNGNELWRQELGHLNLSDQANAIAVDGFGNIYITGSTNDALLGSGGTSDVFLKKLSTNGNILWEKQFGSSRNDTARGVAIDATGNIYVTGEFAGYGSFNLGNDNGFLAKYDRNGNQLWVRETGLPNSDIAYDVAVDAAGNIYIAGTTGGSLQGTTVGFTDAFLMKYDSAGNALWQQNYGGSYSDGAQGVAIDSAGNAYITGYSQSGIGQPKNSFVAKYRNDGTLLWANTYNYSTSNDQATDIAIDATDNIYVTGQAFYTISGLQGGDDDVFLFRLDRDGNWLGDHILAALGTDQPGKLTTDVSGNVYIAGYTEGIFGDASEGYNDAFIIKFGANPLPVNQLPSEVNSTPGGSSNPIRGSRKPERLSGTADNDTILGFGGNDQLLGNAGDDILNGGDGNDILQGGAGNDYLNGGKGNNRLTGNTGKDTFTLTKDRRAVDTIQGFRNGEDQFDLPRGVSFRALEIVQTGNRVTLSFGNDILATVTGIRANQINASDFV; this is encoded by the coding sequence ATGGTAACGACCACTCCTGCTGCCGATCACGTTTCCACCGGAACAATTCCCTCACTGACCTGGATCGATCAATTCGGAAGCTTACTCTCCGACGGTGCAACCAGCGTTGCCGTAGATGTCGCAGGCAATGTTTACATAGCCGGTTATAGCGAAGGTGAGTATGACCCTCGCAGACCCAGACCTACCCTCTACTACAACAACGACCTGTTCATCGTAAAGTACGACCGCAACGGTAATGAACTGTGGAGACAGGAACTGGGACACCTCAACTTAAGTGATCAAGCCAACGCGATCGCCGTTGATGGATTTGGCAACATCTACATCACAGGCTCAACCAATGACGCCTTACTAGGGTCTGGTGGAACCTCAGATGTCTTCCTGAAAAAGCTCAGCACGAACGGTAACATCCTCTGGGAAAAACAATTTGGTAGTTCTCGCAATGACACTGCCCGAGGCGTTGCAATCGATGCCACTGGCAACATCTACGTCACCGGAGAATTCGCAGGATACGGTAGCTTTAACCTGGGAAACGATAACGGCTTCCTGGCAAAATACGACCGCAATGGCAATCAACTCTGGGTACGAGAGACAGGCTTACCCAATAGCGATATTGCCTATGATGTTGCAGTTGATGCGGCTGGCAACATCTACATTGCAGGCACAACAGGTGGCTCACTGCAAGGCACCACAGTTGGCTTTACAGACGCTTTTTTGATGAAGTATGACAGTGCAGGCAACGCTCTATGGCAGCAAAACTATGGAGGGAGTTACTCTGATGGTGCTCAAGGGGTTGCTATAGACTCTGCTGGAAATGCCTACATCACGGGGTATTCCCAATCTGGCATTGGACAGCCTAAAAACAGTTTCGTAGCCAAATACCGCAACGACGGTACTTTACTGTGGGCGAATACCTACAACTACTCAACCTCAAACGATCAGGCAACCGATATCGCAATTGATGCCACTGACAACATCTACGTCACAGGTCAGGCGTTCTACACCATCAGCGGTCTGCAAGGTGGCGATGATGATGTCTTTCTCTTCAGGCTTGACCGAGATGGAAACTGGCTGGGTGACCACATTTTGGCAGCCCTGGGGACAGACCAACCCGGAAAACTAACAACCGATGTCTCTGGTAATGTCTACATTGCAGGCTACACCGAAGGAATATTCGGGGACGCCAGCGAAGGATACAACGATGCCTTTATCATCAAATTTGGTGCTAATCCCCTTCCAGTTAATCAGCTTCCATCCGAAGTTAATTCAACCCCTGGAGGTTCCTCCAATCCCATCCGGGGAAGTCGCAAACCCGAACGACTAAGCGGTACTGCTGACAACGACACCATTCTGGGTTTTGGTGGCAATGATCAACTGTTAGGAAATGCTGGAGACGATATTCTCAATGGTGGCGATGGCAACGATATCCTCCAGGGTGGAGCAGGTAACGATTATCTGAATGGTGGTAAAGGCAATAACCGGCTAACAGGTAACACAGGAAAAGATACATTTACCTTGACCAAAGATCGAAGGGCAGTAGATACCATTCAAGGCTTTCGCAACGGTGAAGACCAGTTTGACTTACCCCGTGGTGTCAGTTTTAGAGCGTTAGAGATTGTTCAAACAGGTAATCGCGTCACGCTCAGCTTCGGTAATGACATCCTAGCCACCGTAACAGGCATAAGAGCGAATCAGATTAACGCGAGTGACTTCGTTTAG
- a CDS encoding helix-turn-helix domain-containing protein, with amino-acid sequence MPKRFNVVRAASALVEATLKTDKQVSIEFGVSIRTIEQWRSRLKVDEELQREFRRMANEKLSQWVGEIPNSLELAIGFIASAARTGDTTNPDMVKAITGAIATLNDVFVIQAAIQQRQQGGE; translated from the coding sequence ATGCCAAAACGATTTAATGTTGTCCGTGCTGCGTCTGCTCTGGTAGAGGCGACACTGAAAACAGATAAGCAGGTATCCATAGAATTTGGGGTGAGCATCCGCACGATCGAACAATGGCGATCGCGTCTGAAGGTGGATGAGGAGTTACAGCGGGAGTTTCGGAGGATGGCAAACGAGAAATTAAGTCAGTGGGTGGGGGAGATTCCAAACTCGTTGGAGTTGGCGATCGGGTTTATTGCCAGTGCTGCACGGACGGGGGATACGACTAATCCTGATATGGTGAAGGCGATAACGGGGGCGATCGCGACGTTGAATGATGTGTTTGTGATTCAGGCGGCGATTCAACAACGGCAGCAGGGGGGTGAGTAG
- the cas3 gene encoding CRISPR-associated helicase Cas3', whose translation MKPPFAAHTPSKDSDTWHELKFHLNKVAALTKRFAEKFGAGELGHYAGLWHDLGKYNPAFQRYLEQCNAASQTGDAEPRDRVPHAIYGAILADEICPTVAPLIYGHHAGLPNYSDLDSILGNFLEESRNEANYQRVLNLASHEIETDPKQNFETHLESLGDDSFAREVFDRLLFSCLIDADRLDTEAFDNPEQADIRKIERPQLQQLWQTFDRKQQEFIKEKETQNINSSVFQVRQEVYTHCLRSALQEPGIFRLTVPTGGGKTLSGLGFALKHATHHNETKSELEINFERIIVAVPYTSIIEQTIKVYRSVFKEQFGENSVLEHHSAVRSDLQAEQQPNEEKQEELDESAKRAQRQARLATQNWDAPLIVTTTVQLFESLFSHRTSKCRKLHNIVGSVIILDEVQTLPIALRIPICSMLQELVKRYHVSVVLCTATQPVLEGNNGYFQGFDSSLIYDVIPREDVTEHFKQLRRVTYNLSSIQTKTRWSWTDLASKLSTHEQALVVLNTRKDALRVLDALHVQTPDTLDSSWIEDKVNLTLQHCPILHLSTLLCGAHRQTVLDEIRDRLRQNKHCLLVSTQVVEAGVDLDFPAVYRALGPLDRIVQAAGRCNREGRLEVDGVKFAGQVTVFELEEGSIPKKGSEYAKATEITNSLLQQATAEDLHDPTIFQAYGRSLYQIEHPDKHKIQDDRAEQNYRKVSEKFKLIEDETIPVVIRYNQAVQELLDEIRDRGLLSSDHRALQPYVVSLRQWEFQKHRNSILEWQPNFYVWDHDKSYDPIRGLPLMGDPSDAILLPVELLTSF comes from the coding sequence ATGAAACCTCCTTTTGCTGCTCACACCCCTTCAAAAGATTCAGATACATGGCATGAGTTAAAATTCCACCTCAATAAGGTTGCAGCTTTAACCAAGCGATTTGCAGAGAAGTTTGGAGCAGGTGAGCTAGGACACTATGCTGGACTATGGCATGACTTAGGCAAATACAACCCCGCTTTTCAGAGATATTTAGAGCAGTGCAACGCAGCATCTCAAACAGGAGATGCAGAACCGCGCGATCGCGTCCCTCATGCAATCTATGGGGCAATTTTGGCAGATGAGATTTGTCCTACGGTTGCACCCTTAATCTACGGACATCATGCTGGACTACCTAATTACTCAGACCTCGACAGCATTCTGGGTAACTTTTTAGAAGAATCTAGAAACGAGGCAAACTATCAAAGAGTTTTAAATCTGGCAAGCCACGAGATAGAGACTGACCCAAAACAAAATTTTGAAACTCATCTTGAATCCCTAGGTGATGATAGTTTTGCCCGGGAGGTTTTTGACCGCCTACTATTTTCCTGTCTCATTGATGCCGATCGCTTAGACACTGAAGCATTTGACAATCCTGAACAAGCTGATATACGAAAAATTGAACGCCCTCAACTTCAGCAACTTTGGCAAACTTTTGACCGCAAACAGCAGGAGTTCATTAAGGAGAAGGAAACTCAAAACATCAATTCATCAGTATTTCAAGTTCGGCAGGAAGTTTATACTCACTGCTTGCGATCGGCTCTACAGGAACCGGGAATTTTTCGATTAACAGTACCGACAGGCGGTGGCAAAACGCTGAGTGGATTAGGATTTGCCCTTAAACATGCAACTCATCACAACGAGACAAAATCTGAATTGGAGATCAACTTTGAGCGAATCATTGTAGCAGTGCCTTACACCAGCATTATTGAGCAAACTATCAAGGTGTATCGGAGTGTGTTTAAAGAACAATTTGGTGAGAACTCTGTACTAGAACATCACAGTGCAGTGAGGTCAGATTTACAAGCGGAGCAACAACCAAATGAGGAGAAGCAAGAAGAACTTGATGAAAGTGCAAAACGTGCCCAAAGGCAAGCTCGATTAGCCACTCAAAATTGGGATGCCCCTCTAATCGTGACAACAACGGTGCAATTATTTGAGAGTTTGTTCTCTCATCGCACCAGTAAATGCCGCAAATTACACAACATTGTTGGTAGCGTCATCATTTTGGATGAGGTGCAAACACTACCGATCGCCCTGCGAATTCCAATTTGCAGCATGTTGCAGGAACTGGTCAAACGTTACCATGTGTCTGTTGTTCTTTGTACCGCAACTCAACCTGTGTTGGAGGGTAACAATGGCTATTTCCAGGGATTTGACTCCAGTTTGATATACGATGTTATCCCACGAGAAGATGTTACAGAACATTTCAAACAGTTGAGGCGAGTAACCTACAACCTGTCATCAATTCAAACTAAAACACGGTGGTCGTGGACAGATCTAGCCAGTAAGTTAAGTACTCATGAGCAAGCCCTAGTTGTGTTAAACACTCGTAAAGATGCGCTGAGGGTTCTAGATGCACTCCACGTTCAAACTCCAGACACCCTTGATTCCTCCTGGATTGAAGATAAAGTCAATCTCACACTTCAACACTGCCCCATATTGCATCTTTCAACTTTGTTATGTGGTGCTCATCGGCAAACTGTGTTAGACGAGATTCGCGATCGCCTTAGGCAAAATAAGCACTGCCTTCTGGTTTCAACTCAGGTAGTTGAAGCTGGGGTAGACCTCGATTTTCCAGCCGTTTACCGTGCATTAGGTCCTTTAGATCGAATTGTTCAAGCAGCTGGACGTTGTAATCGTGAAGGCAGGTTAGAAGTCGATGGTGTAAAATTTGCTGGGCAGGTGACTGTTTTTGAATTAGAGGAAGGTAGTATTCCCAAAAAAGGTAGCGAATATGCTAAGGCAACTGAGATAACTAATAGCCTACTGCAACAAGCCACAGCTGAAGATCTCCATGACCCAACAATCTTTCAGGCTTATGGACGCAGCCTTTACCAAATTGAGCATCCTGATAAACACAAAATTCAGGACGATCGCGCTGAACAAAACTATCGAAAAGTTTCTGAGAAGTTCAAGCTGATTGAAGACGAAACAATCCCAGTAGTCATACGTTACAACCAAGCTGTGCAAGAATTGCTCGATGAAATTCGCGATCGCGGATTGCTGTCCAGCGATCACCGTGCTCTCCAACCCTATGTTGTCAGTCTCCGCCAGTGGGAATTTCAGAAGCATCGCAACAGTATCCTAGAATGGCAACCTAACT